Proteins from one Streptomyces sp. NBC_00289 genomic window:
- a CDS encoding prephenate dehydrogenase → MRTALVLGTGLIGTSAALALSQRGVVVHLADHDPEQARTAAALGAGLDTAPEGPVDLAIVAAPPAHVATVLADAMRRGVARGYLDVASVKGGPRRELEALGLDLSAYIGTHPMSGREKSGPLAATGDLFEGRPWVLTPTRDTDTEVLNLALELVSHCRAVPVVMDADAHDRAVALVSHMPHLVSSMVAARLEDAEEAAVRLCGQGIRDVTRIAASDPRMWIDILSANPGPVADLLADVSADLDETVQALRALQSSDEAKRREGTAGIQDVLRRGNAGQVRVPGKHGSAPRAYEVVAVLIDDQPGQLARIFADAGMAGVNIEDVRIEHATGQQAGLVQLMVEPKAAPVLTAALRERGWALRQ, encoded by the coding sequence GTGAGGACCGCGCTCGTCCTCGGAACCGGGCTCATCGGCACCTCGGCGGCGCTGGCCCTGTCGCAGCGGGGCGTCGTCGTGCACCTCGCCGACCACGACCCGGAGCAGGCACGTACCGCGGCCGCGCTGGGCGCCGGCCTGGACACGGCGCCCGAGGGCCCCGTCGACCTCGCGATCGTCGCGGCCCCGCCGGCCCATGTGGCCACCGTCCTCGCCGACGCCATGCGCCGCGGTGTCGCGCGCGGCTACCTCGACGTGGCGAGCGTCAAGGGCGGGCCGCGCCGTGAACTGGAGGCACTCGGCCTCGACCTGTCGGCGTACATCGGCACCCACCCCATGTCAGGCCGCGAGAAGTCGGGGCCGCTGGCCGCCACCGGTGACCTGTTCGAGGGGCGTCCCTGGGTGCTGACGCCCACCCGGGACACCGACACCGAGGTGCTGAACCTCGCGCTGGAGCTGGTCTCGCACTGCCGGGCGGTCCCCGTGGTGATGGACGCGGACGCCCACGACCGTGCCGTCGCCCTCGTCTCCCACATGCCGCACCTGGTCTCCAGCATGGTCGCCGCCCGCCTGGAGGACGCCGAGGAGGCGGCCGTACGGCTGTGCGGGCAGGGCATCCGTGACGTGACCCGGATCGCCGCCTCCGACCCCCGGATGTGGATCGACATCCTCTCCGCGAACCCCGGGCCGGTCGCCGACCTCCTCGCCGACGTCTCGGCGGACCTCGACGAGACGGTCCAGGCGCTGCGCGCCCTGCAGTCCTCCGACGAGGCCAAGCGCCGGGAGGGCACCGCCGGCATCCAGGACGTCCTGCGGCGCGGCAACGCCGGCCAGGTCCGGGTCCCCGGCAAGCACGGCTCCGCCCCGCGGGCGTACGAGGTCGTGGCCGTCCTCATCGACGACCAGCCCGGCCAGCTGGCCCGCATCTTCGCGGACGCGGGCATGGCCGGCGTCAACATCGAGGACGTACGGATCGAGCACGCGACCGGACAGCAGGCCGGTCTGGTGCAGCTGATGGTGGAGCCCAAGGCGGCGCCGGTCCTGACGGCCGCGCTGCGGGAGCGGGGCTGGGCGCTGCGGCAGTAG
- the cmk gene encoding (d)CMP kinase translates to MERAAVIVAIDGPSGTGKSSTSKAVAAQLGLSYLDTGAQYRAITWWMVNNGIDIDDPTAIASVAGKPEIVSGTDPLDPTITVDGIDVAAPIRTQEVTSKVSAVSAVPEVRARITELQRSFAAAAEKGIVVEGRDIGTTVLPDADLKVFLTASPEARAARRSGELKGADVHATREALVKRDAADSSRKTSPLAKADDAVEVDTTDLTLTQVIECVVTLVEGKRAAK, encoded by the coding sequence GTGGAACGCGCCGCAGTCATTGTCGCCATCGACGGCCCCTCCGGCACGGGTAAGTCGAGCACGTCGAAGGCCGTGGCCGCACAGCTGGGCCTGAGCTACCTGGACACCGGCGCCCAGTACCGGGCGATCACGTGGTGGATGGTGAACAACGGTATCGACATAGACGACCCGACCGCGATCGCCTCCGTGGCCGGCAAGCCGGAGATCGTCTCCGGCACCGACCCCCTGGACCCGACGATCACTGTCGACGGCATCGACGTGGCCGCCCCGATCCGCACCCAGGAGGTCACCTCCAAGGTCAGCGCGGTCAGCGCGGTGCCCGAGGTGCGCGCCCGGATCACCGAGCTCCAGCGCTCCTTCGCCGCGGCCGCCGAGAAGGGCATCGTCGTCGAGGGACGCGACATCGGTACGACCGTGCTGCCCGACGCCGACCTCAAGGTCTTCCTCACCGCCTCCCCGGAGGCACGGGCCGCCCGCCGCAGCGGTGAGCTGAAGGGCGCCGACGTCCACGCCACCCGCGAGGCCCTGGTCAAGCGGGACGCGGCCGACTCCAGCCGCAAGACCTCGCCGCTCGCCAAGGCGGACGACGCGGTCGAGGTGGACACCACCGACCTCACACTCACGCAGGTCATCGAGTGCGTCGTCACCCTCGTCGAGGGGAAGCGGGCCGCGAAGTGA
- a CDS encoding lysophospholipid acyltransferase family protein, translating to MTELPSARGAEVGRRIGVGLMYGLWRPRVLGAWKVPATGPAIFAVNHSHNIDGPMVMGVAPRPTHFLIKKEAFIGPLDPFLLAIGQVKVDRETTDRTAITRALGVLDNGGVLGIFPEGSRGEGDFASLRAGLAYFAVRSGAPVVPVAVLGSSDRPGRLAKGLPPLRSRVDVVFGDPFEAGDGSGRRTRTALDEATERIQKQLTAHLDNARRLTGR from the coding sequence GTGACCGAGCTGCCTTCGGCGCGGGGCGCCGAGGTCGGGCGGCGCATCGGCGTCGGCCTGATGTACGGGCTGTGGCGGCCACGCGTGCTGGGCGCCTGGAAGGTCCCCGCGACCGGTCCGGCGATCTTCGCCGTCAACCACTCGCACAACATCGACGGCCCGATGGTCATGGGCGTGGCGCCCCGGCCGACGCACTTCCTGATCAAGAAGGAAGCGTTCATCGGCCCGCTCGACCCCTTCCTGCTCGCCATCGGGCAGGTGAAGGTCGACCGGGAGACCACCGACCGCACCGCGATCACCCGGGCCCTGGGCGTGCTGGACAACGGCGGCGTCCTCGGTATCTTCCCGGAGGGCAGCAGGGGCGAGGGCGACTTCGCCTCGCTGCGCGCCGGGCTCGCCTACTTCGCCGTACGCAGCGGTGCGCCGGTCGTCCCGGTCGCCGTTCTGGGAAGTTCCGACCGCCCCGGACGGTTGGCCAAGGGGCTGCCCCCGCTGCGCAGCCGCGTCGACGTGGTCTTCGGCGACCCGTTCGAGGCGGGCGACGGCAGCGGACGGCGCACCCGCACGGCGCTGGACGAGGCGACCGAACGCATCCAGAAGCAGCTCACCGCCCACCTGGACAACGCCAGGCGCCTGACCGGCCGCTAG
- the der gene encoding ribosome biogenesis GTPase Der, protein MNDHIQPDGPAEHGHEHGALGDAEYADFMELAAEEGFDVDDVEGAIDEAGHGPLPVLAVVGRPNVGKSTLVNRIIGRREAVVEDKPGVTRDRVTYEAEWAGRRFKLVDTGGWEQDVLGIDASVAAQAEYAIEAADAVVFVVDAKVGATDTDEAVVRLLRKAGKPVVLAANKVDGLSGEADAAYLWGLGLGEPHPVSALHGRGTGDMLDAVLEALPEAPAQTFGTAVGGPRRIALIGRPNVGKSSLLNKVAGEDRVVVDEVAGTTRDPVDELIELGGVTWKFVDTAGIRKRVHLQQGADYYASLRTAAAVEKAEVAVILIDASESISVQDQRIVTMAVDAGRALVIAYNKWDSLDEERRYYLEREIETEFAQVAWAPRVNVSARTGRHMEKLVPAIETALAGWETRVPTGRLNAFLGELVAAHPHPIRGGKQPRILFGTQAGTKPPRFVLFASGFIEAGYRRFVERRLREEFGFEGTPIHISVRVREKRGAKRK, encoded by the coding sequence ATGAACGACCACATCCAGCCCGACGGCCCGGCCGAGCACGGGCACGAGCACGGAGCGCTCGGCGATGCCGAGTACGCGGACTTCATGGAGCTCGCCGCGGAAGAGGGCTTCGACGTCGACGACGTCGAGGGTGCCATCGACGAGGCCGGTCACGGACCGCTGCCCGTCCTCGCCGTCGTCGGCCGCCCGAACGTCGGCAAGTCGACTCTGGTGAACCGCATCATCGGCCGCCGCGAGGCGGTCGTCGAGGACAAGCCCGGTGTCACCCGGGACCGCGTCACCTACGAGGCCGAGTGGGCCGGCCGCCGGTTCAAGCTCGTCGACACCGGCGGCTGGGAGCAGGACGTCCTCGGCATCGACGCCTCCGTGGCCGCGCAGGCCGAGTACGCCATCGAGGCCGCCGACGCCGTCGTGTTCGTCGTCGACGCCAAGGTCGGCGCCACCGACACCGACGAGGCCGTCGTACGACTGCTGCGCAAGGCCGGCAAGCCCGTCGTCCTGGCCGCCAACAAGGTCGACGGCCTGAGCGGCGAGGCCGACGCGGCGTACCTCTGGGGCCTCGGACTCGGCGAGCCGCACCCCGTCTCCGCGCTGCACGGGCGCGGCACCGGCGACATGCTGGACGCCGTCCTGGAGGCCCTGCCGGAGGCGCCCGCGCAGACCTTCGGCACCGCGGTCGGCGGCCCGCGCCGGATCGCCCTGATCGGCCGCCCCAACGTCGGCAAGTCCTCGCTGCTGAACAAGGTCGCAGGCGAGGATCGCGTCGTCGTCGACGAGGTCGCCGGCACCACCCGCGACCCGGTCGACGAGCTGATCGAACTGGGCGGCGTGACCTGGAAGTTCGTCGACACGGCGGGCATCCGCAAGCGCGTCCACCTCCAGCAGGGCGCCGACTACTACGCCTCGCTGCGCACCGCGGCCGCCGTCGAGAAGGCGGAGGTGGCCGTCATCCTCATCGACGCCTCCGAGTCCATCTCGGTCCAGGACCAGCGCATCGTCACCATGGCCGTCGACGCGGGCCGCGCGCTGGTCATCGCGTACAACAAGTGGGACAGCCTCGACGAGGAGCGCCGCTACTACCTGGAGCGGGAGATCGAGACCGAGTTCGCCCAGGTCGCCTGGGCACCCCGGGTCAACGTCTCGGCGCGCACCGGGCGGCACATGGAGAAGCTGGTCCCGGCGATCGAGACCGCCCTGGCCGGCTGGGAGACCCGCGTTCCCACGGGCCGCCTGAACGCCTTCCTCGGCGAGCTGGTCGCCGCTCACCCGCACCCGATCCGGGGCGGCAAGCAGCCGCGCATCCTGTTCGGCACGCAGGCCGGCACCAAGCCGCCGCGGTTCGTGCTCTTCGCCTCCGGCTTCATCGAGGCCGGCTACCGGCGCTTCGTCGAGCGCCGGCTGCGTGAGGAGTTCGGCTTCGAGGGAACGCCGATCCACATCTCGGTGCGGGTGCGCGAGAAGCGCGGCGCGAAGAGGAAGTAG
- a CDS encoding transglycosylase family protein, with protein MSSCADNTHDNARRTPVRTTAVLAGAALLAPLGLLAATGNAAAADGGVWDRIARCESGGNWHINTGNGYYGGLQFSAGTWRAYGGTAYAPTADQASRSQQISVAAKVQRAQGWGAWPTCSARAGAQGSAPGAPSVSSGSATTKSAPSAPAPKAAPETAPAQAPTRAAGHPNRGASRGDYTVRPGDTLSAIAARHGTTWQRLHAANRAVLGADPDLIVPGQRIEL; from the coding sequence ATGTCCTCATGTGCCGACAACACCCACGACAACGCCCGTAGGACCCCGGTCCGCACCACGGCGGTGCTCGCCGGGGCGGCGCTGCTCGCGCCACTCGGGCTGCTGGCCGCGACCGGCAACGCCGCCGCGGCGGACGGCGGAGTGTGGGACCGCATCGCCCGGTGCGAGAGCGGCGGCAACTGGCACATCAACACCGGCAACGGGTACTACGGCGGACTCCAGTTCTCCGCCGGCACCTGGCGCGCCTACGGCGGCACGGCCTACGCGCCGACCGCCGACCAGGCCTCCAGGTCCCAGCAGATCAGCGTGGCCGCCAAGGTCCAGCGGGCCCAGGGGTGGGGCGCCTGGCCGACCTGCTCGGCGCGGGCCGGCGCTCAGGGAAGCGCTCCGGGCGCCCCCTCCGTCTCCTCCGGCTCGGCCACGACGAAGTCGGCTCCCTCGGCCCCGGCCCCGAAGGCGGCACCCGAGACGGCTCCCGCGCAAGCGCCCACGCGTGCGGCCGGCCATCCGAACCGCGGCGCCTCACGCGGCGACTACACCGTCCGCCCGGGCGACACGCTGAGCGCGATCGCCGCCCGCCACGGGACCACCTGGCAGCGCCTGCACGCCGCCAACCGGGCCGTCCTCGGCGCCGATCCCGACCTGATCGTGCCCGGACAGCGCATCGAACTCTGA
- a CDS encoding transglycosylase family protein, with protein sequence MSAKPLPLVLAAALLAVLAPAVAHAAPPPPGPPLTRVSHACVNDEWPWGCIAECESSGRWHINTGNGYYGGLQFWQPTWKAFGGLTYAPRADLATRAEQIAVARKVLAAQGWGAWRVCSARYGLKGRMHTVERGDTLVSIARTYGVKGGWQGLYAANRDVIGRRPDRLKPGTLLAIPKGSARALLPVPDSAGFGPPPPSVPTRPPLR encoded by the coding sequence ATGTCCGCCAAGCCGCTCCCGCTCGTCCTCGCCGCCGCCCTGCTCGCCGTGCTCGCCCCGGCCGTGGCGCACGCGGCACCGCCGCCGCCCGGCCCGCCCCTGACCCGCGTGTCCCACGCGTGCGTGAACGACGAGTGGCCCTGGGGCTGCATCGCCGAGTGCGAGAGCAGCGGGCGCTGGCACATCAACACCGGCAACGGCTATTACGGCGGGCTGCAGTTCTGGCAGCCCACCTGGAAGGCGTTCGGCGGACTGACGTACGCACCCCGCGCGGATCTCGCCACGCGCGCGGAACAGATCGCCGTCGCCCGCAAGGTGCTCGCCGCGCAGGGATGGGGGGCCTGGCGGGTCTGCTCGGCGCGGTACGGGCTCAAGGGCCGTATGCACACGGTGGAACGCGGCGACACACTCGTGTCGATCGCCCGCACCTACGGCGTCAAGGGCGGCTGGCAGGGGCTCTACGCGGCGAACCGGGACGTGATCGGCCGCCGTCCCGACCGGCTGAAGCCCGGCACCCTGCTGGCCATCCCGAAGGGCTCGGCCCGCGCCCTGCTCCCGGTGCCGGACTCCGCCGGGTTCGGTCCGCCGCCGCCTTCCGTCCCCACTCGCCCGCCCCTCCGCTGA
- a CDS encoding helix-turn-helix transcriptional regulator, which translates to MLETSARLLRLLSLLQAHREWSGADLADRLGVTARTVRRDVDRLRELGYPVNASPGTGGGYQLGAGAELPPLLLDDDEAVAVAVGLRTAAGQGIEGIGETSVRALAKLEQVLPSRLRRRVGTLNAFTVPMLRGPQPSAVDPAVLTELANLCRDAERLRFEYSDHGGVPSRRTVEPHRLVCTERRWYLVAWDLDRDDWRTFRADRITPKPPHGPRFPPRTPPADDLAAYVSRGVSTRAYASHAVVRLLVPLAEAAERISPSAGTLEPDGADACVLRTGAASLDVMVIHVMMTGFEFEVLEPAELTEAIRTADGRLARALARAGEAAPPSPED; encoded by the coding sequence ATGTTGGAGACCTCGGCCCGTTTGCTGCGCCTGCTCTCGCTGCTCCAGGCCCACCGCGAGTGGTCCGGCGCCGACCTCGCCGACCGTCTCGGCGTCACCGCGCGCACGGTCCGCCGGGACGTGGACCGGCTGCGCGAACTGGGCTATCCCGTCAACGCCAGCCCCGGCACCGGCGGCGGCTACCAGCTCGGCGCGGGTGCCGAGCTGCCGCCCCTGCTCCTGGACGACGACGAGGCGGTGGCCGTGGCCGTCGGTTTGCGCACGGCCGCCGGGCAGGGCATCGAAGGGATCGGCGAGACCTCGGTGCGGGCCCTGGCCAAGCTGGAACAGGTCCTGCCGAGCCGGCTGCGCCGCCGGGTGGGCACCCTCAACGCCTTCACCGTGCCGATGCTGCGCGGCCCCCAGCCCTCCGCCGTCGACCCGGCCGTCCTCACCGAGCTCGCCAACCTCTGCCGTGACGCCGAGCGGCTGCGCTTCGAGTACAGCGACCACGGCGGCGTCCCGTCCCGCCGTACCGTCGAACCGCATCGCCTGGTGTGCACCGAGCGCCGCTGGTACCTGGTCGCCTGGGACCTCGACCGCGACGACTGGCGTACGTTCCGCGCGGACCGCATCACGCCGAAGCCCCCGCACGGGCCGCGCTTCCCCCCGCGCACACCGCCGGCCGACGACCTCGCCGCCTACGTCTCCCGGGGCGTCTCCACGCGCGCGTACGCCTCGCACGCGGTCGTCCGACTGCTCGTGCCGCTCGCTGAGGCCGCCGAGCGGATCTCGCCGTCCGCCGGAACGCTGGAGCCCGACGGGGCGGACGCCTGCGTCCTGCGGACGGGGGCCGCGAGCCTCGACGTGATGGTGATCCACGTGATGATGACGGGCTTCGAGTTCGAGGTGCTGGAGCCGGCGGAGCTGACCGAGGCGATCAGGACGGCCGACGGCCGGCTCGCTCGCGCTCTGGCCCGGGCCGGTGAAGCCGCGCCGCCTTCCCCGGAGGACTGA
- a CDS encoding I78 family peptidase inhibitor, with translation MAPIPTPPAEPDDTPDTYVGLDADRAERLARERGWSTVRSLPPGAIITMEYRVGRLNFEVRDGRVGRAWKG, from the coding sequence ATGGCACCGATTCCGACACCGCCCGCCGAACCTGACGACACCCCGGACACGTATGTCGGCCTCGACGCCGACCGGGCCGAGCGGCTCGCCCGTGAGCGGGGGTGGTCGACGGTCCGCTCGCTGCCACCCGGCGCGATCATCACCATGGAGTACCGGGTGGGGCGGCTGAACTTCGAGGTCAGGGACGGCCGCGTGGGCCGGGCCTGGAAGGGCTGA
- a CDS encoding phosphatase PAP2 family protein, translating to MRTERDPTRLDRVFARLDREPERPAHIDVPTMSRHRVVLLCATLAFYLAIVWAVVISSWLVRLDWQVMFFRPYQQWPEIHAFLDYYVVLGQRGPTAVMVAAWLGWRSWRQHTLRPLLTLGASLLLLNITVGAAKLGMGRLGPHYATTIGANEMGLGGDIFPSGHTANAVVTWGILAYLASTPRARRWLSAVSAVTSLGVGLTTVYLGTHWLSDVVLGWVAGLLILLALPWCEPLMARAENAIFDLRDRWRARRGSGAPVPPLPVGAPVRLKPLTPQDESAPEPVSAAHPARTHAYHLAPGPHPHTTRSERTPVTPAGSRRPPHPERVTRGTAGRPLTGG from the coding sequence GTGCGTACCGAACGAGATCCCACCCGTCTGGACCGGGTGTTCGCCAGGCTGGACCGTGAGCCGGAGCGACCGGCCCACATCGACGTGCCGACGATGAGCCGGCACCGGGTCGTGCTGCTGTGCGCGACCCTGGCCTTCTACCTGGCGATCGTGTGGGCCGTGGTGATCTCCTCGTGGCTGGTCCGCCTCGACTGGCAGGTCATGTTCTTCCGCCCCTACCAGCAATGGCCGGAGATCCACGCCTTCCTCGACTACTACGTCGTCCTCGGCCAGCGCGGCCCGACGGCCGTGATGGTCGCGGCCTGGCTGGGCTGGCGCTCCTGGCGGCAGCACACGCTCCGCCCCCTGCTCACCCTGGGCGCGTCCCTGCTGCTGCTGAACATCACGGTCGGGGCCGCCAAGCTGGGCATGGGCCGCCTCGGACCGCACTACGCCACCACCATCGGCGCCAACGAGATGGGTCTGGGCGGCGATATATTTCCCAGCGGCCACACCGCCAACGCCGTGGTGACCTGGGGCATCCTGGCCTATCTGGCCTCCACCCCGCGAGCCCGCCGCTGGCTGTCCGCCGTGTCGGCGGTGACCTCCCTCGGCGTCGGCCTGACCACCGTCTACCTCGGTACGCACTGGCTGAGCGACGTCGTGCTCGGCTGGGTCGCCGGCCTGCTGATCCTGCTCGCCCTGCCCTGGTGCGAGCCGCTGATGGCCCGCGCCGAGAACGCGATCTTCGACCTGCGTGACCGCTGGCGCGCCCGCCGCGGCAGCGGGGCACCGGTACCGCCCCTGCCCGTCGGGGCTCCCGTACGGCTCAAGCCACTCACTCCCCAGGACGAGTCCGCACCCGAGCCGGTCTCCGCGGCCCACCCGGCCCGGACGCACGCCTATCACCTGGCCCCGGGTCCGCACCCGCACACGACCCGCTCCGAACGCACGCCGGTCACCCCGGCCGGCAGCCGTCGCCCGCCGCACCCGGAGCGCGTCACGCGCGGCACGGCGGGCCGCCCCCTGACGGGCGGCTGA
- a CDS encoding MFS transporter, whose product MSGTTTAAAALRRRAAGAGANRWVVLVVLCTSLLLVALDATVLHVAVPAVTEDLKPGAMELLWIVDVYPLVCASLLILFGTLGDRVGRRRILLLGYALFGVASGLAALAHDAQVLIVARALLGVGGAMIMPATLSILRQVFPDRRERALAIGIWSAVAAVGAAVGPLLGGFLLEHFWWGSVFLVNIPLMLVSLPVGRLLLPESRGVGDGPWDVVGALMAAAGLFGLVLGVKRLGSGELDVFTVVPLLVGAALIVLFVRRQRRRAHPLVDLSMFARPAFSTSVGCIVLAMLALVGLELIAAQYLQLVLGLSPLETGLRLLPLTIAAMASGLAGARMLRRFGPRRMVCFGFCLTAVAVVLLTAMGGEDNAGLLLFGFLLLGFGLETTLFGAYESMLSEAPPEQAGGAAAVGETSYQLGAGIGIALLGSVMNAAYAPGLSSVPGVPASDSAAAGHSLGEAYEVAGRLGGSAGEALRRTARDCFVHGLHMTLLVSAGLLLLGAVMALRLPRVMQCEEPGRPEEPGRPVELPAPREVADSRVSA is encoded by the coding sequence ATGTCCGGGACGACCACGGCTGCCGCTGCGCTGCGCCGTCGGGCGGCCGGGGCCGGTGCCAACCGCTGGGTCGTCCTCGTCGTCCTGTGCACCAGCCTGCTGCTCGTCGCCCTCGACGCGACGGTGCTCCACGTGGCGGTACCCGCCGTCACGGAGGACCTCAAGCCCGGCGCGATGGAACTGCTCTGGATCGTCGACGTCTATCCGCTCGTCTGCGCCTCGCTGCTGATCCTCTTCGGCACGCTCGGCGACCGGGTGGGCCGCAGACGGATCCTGCTGCTCGGATACGCCCTGTTCGGCGTCGCCTCCGGGCTGGCGGCCCTCGCCCACGACGCCCAGGTACTGATCGTGGCCCGGGCGCTGCTCGGCGTCGGCGGCGCCATGATCATGCCCGCGACGCTCTCGATCCTCCGCCAGGTCTTCCCCGACCGGCGTGAGCGCGCCCTCGCCATCGGCATCTGGAGCGCGGTCGCCGCGGTGGGCGCCGCCGTCGGTCCGCTGCTCGGCGGCTTCCTCCTCGAGCACTTCTGGTGGGGGTCGGTCTTCCTCGTCAACATCCCGCTGATGCTGGTCAGCCTGCCCGTGGGGCGGCTGCTGCTGCCCGAGTCGCGCGGGGTCGGCGATGGTCCCTGGGACGTGGTCGGCGCGCTGATGGCGGCGGCCGGACTCTTCGGCCTGGTACTGGGCGTGAAGCGGCTCGGGAGCGGCGAACTCGACGTGTTCACGGTGGTGCCGCTGCTCGTGGGCGCGGCGCTGATCGTCCTGTTCGTGCGACGGCAGCGGCGCCGCGCGCATCCCCTGGTCGATCTGAGCATGTTCGCGCGGCCGGCGTTCAGCACGTCCGTGGGCTGCATCGTGCTGGCGATGCTCGCGCTGGTCGGGCTGGAGCTGATCGCTGCGCAGTACCTACAGCTGGTGCTGGGCCTGTCGCCGCTGGAGACCGGGCTGCGGTTGCTGCCGCTGACGATCGCGGCGATGGCGTCGGGGCTGGCCGGAGCGCGGATGCTGCGACGGTTCGGGCCCCGGCGGATGGTGTGCTTCGGTTTCTGTCTGACCGCAGTGGCGGTCGTGCTGCTGACCGCGATGGGCGGCGAGGACAACGCGGGGCTGTTGCTGTTCGGGTTCCTCCTGCTCGGCTTCGGACTGGAGACCACCCTGTTCGGGGCGTACGAGTCGATGCTGAGCGAGGCCCCGCCGGAGCAGGCGGGCGGCGCCGCCGCCGTCGGGGAGACGTCCTACCAGCTGGGTGCGGGGATCGGCATCGCGCTTCTGGGGAGCGTGATGAACGCGGCGTACGCGCCCGGGCTGTCGTCCGTACCGGGCGTTCCCGCCTCGGACTCCGCGGCGGCGGGGCACTCCCTGGGCGAGGCCTACGAGGTCGCCGGCCGGCTCGGCGGGTCGGCTGGAGAGGCCCTGCGGCGCACCGCGCGGGACTGTTTCGTGCACGGACTGCACATGACGCTGCTGGTGAGTGCCGGGTTGTTGTTGCTGGGCGCGGTGATGGCGCTGCGGTTGCCGCGCGTGATGCAGTGCGAGGAACCGGGGCGGCCGGAGGAACCGGGGCGGCCGGTGGAACTGCCCGCACCCCGGGAGGTCGCGGACTCCCGTGTCTCGGCGTGA
- a CDS encoding acyl-CoA dehydrogenase family protein, translated as MSASSTLPPFDPADPLGIDDLLDPEDLAVRDTVRAWAADRVLPYVADWYERGELPGIRELARELGGIGALGMSLSGYGCAGASAVQYGLACLELEAADSGIRSLVSVQGSLAMYALHRFGSEEQKQAWLPRMAAGEVIGCFGLTEPDHGSDPAAMRTYAKRDGDDWVLNGRKMWITNGSVAQVAVVWARTDEGIRGFVVPADSAGFSAPEIKHKWSLRASVTSELVLDDVRLPADAVLPEVVGLKGPLSCLSHARYGIVWGAMGAARSCFETAVDYAKTREQFGRPIGGFQLTQAKLADMALELHKGILLAHHLGRRMDAGRLRPEQVSFGKLNNVREAIDICRTARTILGANGISLEYPVMRHATNLESVLTYEGTVEMHQLVLGKALTGLDAFR; from the coding sequence ATGTCCGCGTCCTCGACGTTGCCCCCGTTCGACCCCGCCGACCCGCTCGGCATCGACGACCTGCTCGATCCGGAGGACCTCGCCGTCCGGGACACCGTGCGGGCCTGGGCCGCGGACCGCGTGCTGCCGTACGTCGCCGACTGGTACGAGCGGGGCGAGCTGCCCGGCATCCGCGAGCTCGCCCGCGAGCTCGGCGGCATCGGGGCGCTGGGCATGTCGCTCAGCGGATACGGGTGCGCCGGAGCCAGCGCCGTGCAGTACGGGCTCGCCTGCCTCGAGCTGGAGGCGGCCGACTCCGGCATCAGGTCCCTCGTCTCCGTGCAGGGCTCCCTCGCCATGTACGCCCTGCACCGCTTCGGCAGCGAGGAGCAGAAGCAGGCCTGGCTGCCGCGCATGGCCGCCGGTGAGGTCATCGGGTGCTTCGGGCTCACCGAGCCCGACCACGGCTCGGACCCGGCCGCCATGCGCACCTACGCCAAGCGCGACGGTGATGACTGGGTGCTCAACGGGCGGAAGATGTGGATCACCAACGGATCGGTCGCGCAGGTCGCCGTCGTCTGGGCGCGGACCGACGAGGGGATCCGCGGGTTCGTGGTGCCGGCCGACAGCGCCGGGTTCTCCGCCCCGGAGATCAAGCACAAGTGGTCGCTGCGCGCCTCCGTCACCAGTGAGCTCGTCCTGGACGACGTCCGACTGCCCGCCGACGCGGTGCTTCCCGAGGTCGTCGGGCTCAAGGGCCCGCTCAGCTGCCTCTCCCACGCCCGCTACGGCATCGTCTGGGGGGCCATGGGGGCCGCGCGCTCCTGTTTCGAGACCGCCGTCGACTACGCGAAGACGCGGGAGCAGTTCGGGCGGCCCATCGGTGGCTTCCAGCTCACCCAGGCGAAGCTCGCCGACATGGCCCTCGAACTGCACAAGGGAATTCTGCTCGCCCATCACCTGGGGCGGCGCATGGATGCCGGCCGCCTGCGTCCCGAGCAGGTCAGCTTCGGCAAACTCAACAACGTCCGCGAGGCCATCGACATCTGCCGTACGGCCCGGACCATTCTCGGCGCCAACGGGATCTCGCTCGAATACCCCGTGATGCGGCACGCCACCAACCTCGAGTCGGTGCTCACCTACGAGGGCACCGTCGAGATGCACCAGCTCGTGCTGGGCAAGGCGCTCACCGGACTCGACGCCTTCCGCTGA